One part of the Diadema setosum chromosome 6, eeDiaSeto1, whole genome shotgun sequence genome encodes these proteins:
- the LOC140230080 gene encoding cilia- and flagella-associated protein 91-like isoform X2: protein MSAAQAMRRPRLQQTRTHDYLYDPVYTLSSQRDHARATFRANTNVERVGRVPAFNTMFSSLRHFPRFNMRLDPTDPVPRFISRQWRGYSDQAREALIRYKTFNYAPDLQVPPVHHPDAKVGGQNRYKYFRRPIIPFLQQVPPEFVMDNSLARVGQVDQVIQERAPTPPYRTIEIQTDYRESETQTDPYTPEYVVRPGSQPELLTLATLSFGHGLPAGLAEVEMIERARAKRAWEATLPPLNDVSQLEKRKKMMDEMERKEWALREQEIEKLQEARLQLLQKILREREENHTKLSAKRLDKLWAKKQQERERKVAWIRKEHIKAIRKLTEKRRKVEGKLERRDITKDYSAFASEAYAPMTRHGVFLDKGSEQYVVKSKYISTYQGLLELENSLPDFVTQPRVIAPKPKSSGKLGFIKRQQRRQNELNEIYKGIKNQKKKGVEPPKPLKFLQKIEKPIPRPPTPSVEVPDLAEEEKELAIIFLQQVIRGRAIQNMMFEGKEKRQELINELRSTHALQEAEQQMKKQEKQATLNIQRQRQMHDHRESFIDESLSRLEGAAIGDMLDFLSKELVRLQEERRIHAFAMLAERRRRVREAEESGRRQVEERRRREEDELFKQLVKVHQDTVDTYLEDIILTSMDRTADDQAREEIQHTAEQVNEMAYLSEERGQQRETVAELVQMFLLPEVQKLTIREQVKQEQRKHLLAAHSTIFKEAEGVIAKNSRPLGTPQAAQKPPSRPASASKSKRTPTPTGASTQDPAPVTSKLGSRPGSGKGSRPSSARKGSAEGSQRGSRTGSPKVKKSPATSPQPDQATQPSMDTEEPVPSTSSPPAAPTPQQEVNADQQEAPSDAGKVPEVSKSQLAEEPKPSDTAPEVAAEPPVSTEEPQEPEGEKPATTGEAATTAEQTGAPSEPASAPEDGPAPVGDSEEAAATPPDQVVAPSEEAGEPTEKEEKPAEEPVEVTAPEAGETEIRQKADSATQGADS from the exons ATGTCTGCGGCACAAGCAATGCGGCGACCCCGCCTCCAGCAGACTAGAACACACGACTATTTATACG ACCCTGTGTATACGCTGTCAAGTCAAAGAGACCATGCAAGGGCCACGTTCAGGGCAAACACCAATGTGGAGCGAGTG gGGCGCGTTCCAGCATTTAACACCATGTTTAGCTCCCTGCGCCACTTCCCACGTTTCAACATGCGCCTGGATCCCACAGATCCTGTTCCCCGTTTCATCTCTCGACAGTGGAGGGGCTACTCTGACCAGGCCAGGGAGGCCTTGATCAGATACAAGAC ATTCAACTATGCCCCTGACTTGCAGGTACCGCCCGTTCACCACCCGGATGCCAAGGTCGGGGGTCAGAATCGCTACAAGTACTTCCGGCGTCCCATCATTCCGTTCCTGCAGCAGGTGCCACCAGAGTTTGTCATGGATAACTC GCTTGCCAGAGTGGGGCAGGTCGACCAAGTGATCCAGGAGCGAGCCCCCACCCCTCCCTACCGCACCATTGAAATCCAGACGGACTACAGGGAGAGCGAGACCCAGACCGATCCCTACACACCGGAATATGTGGTCCGACCGGGATCCCAACCAGAGCTCCTCACATTGGCAACACTCTCATTTG GACACGGCCTGCCGGCGGGCCTGGCGGAGGTGGAGATGATCGAGAGGGCACGGGCCAAGCGGGCGTGGGAGGCCACCCTGCCCCCACTCAACGATGTCAGCCAGCtggagaagagaaagaagatgatGGACGAGATGGAGAGGAAGGAATGGGCTCTCAGGGAACAGGAAATTGAAAA GTTGCAAGAGGCCAGACTGCAGCTCCTGCAGAAGATCCTGAGGGAGAGGGAGGAGAACCACACCAAGCTGAGCGCCAAGCGGCTGGACAAACTCTGGGCCAAGAAGCAGCAGGAGAGGGAGCGCAAAGTGGCCTGGATCCGCAAGGAGCACATCAAAG CTATCCGCAAACTGACGGAGAAGAGGAGGAAGGTGGAGGGTAAGCTGGAGAGGAGGGACATCACAAAGGACTACTCAGCCTTCGCTTCCGAGGCCTACGCCCCAATGACCAGGCACGGAGTCTTCCTTGACAAGGGGTCTGAGCAGTATGTGGTCAAGAGCAAGTACATCTCCACTTATCAAG GCTTACTGGAGTTGGAGAACTCGCTACCAGACTTTGTCACCCAGCCGAGGGTCATTGCCCCCAAACCCAAGTCGTCGGGCAAGTTGGGCTTCATCAAGCGGCAGCAGCGTCGGCAGAATGAGCTCAATGAGATCTACAAAG GCATCAAGAACCAGAAGAAGAAAGGTGTTGAGCCACCTAAACCACTCAAGTTCCTGCAGAAAATTGAGAAACCCATTCCCAGGCCACCCACACCCTCTGTGGAGGTTCCAGATCTG GCTGAAGAGGAGAAGGAGCTGGCAATCATCTTCCTACAACAAGTGATCAGGGGTCGAGCCATCCAGAACATG ATGTTTGAAGGGAAGGAGAAGCGGCAGGAACTGATCAATGAGCTGAGGAGCACCCACGCCCTGCAGGAGGCAGAGCAGCAGATGAAGAAACAGGAGAAGCAGGCCACCCTCAACATCCAGCGCCAGAGGCAGATGCACGACCACCGG GAATCGTTCATAGACGAGTCGCTGTCGAGGCTGGAGGGCGCCGCCATTGGCGACATGCTGGACTTCCTGAGCAAGGAGCTGGTGCGTCTGCAGGAGGAGAGGCGGATCCACGCCTTCGCCATGCTGGCGGAGCGCCGCCGCCGCGTCAGGGAGGCCGAGGAGTCCGGCAGGAGACAGGTGGAGGAGAGGAGGAGACGGGAGGAGGATGAGCTCTTCAAGCAG CTGGTCAAGGTCCACCAGGACACAGTGGACACCTACCTGGAGGACATCATCCTGACGTCCATGGACCGTACTGCCGATGACCAGGCCAGGGAAGAGATCCAGCACACTGCGGAGCAGGTCAATGAGATGGCCTACTTGTCAGAGGAGAG GGGTCAGCAGCGAGAGACCGTGGCTGAACTGGTCCAGATGTTCCTCCTTCCAGAGGTCCAGAAACTGACCATCAGGGAACAAG TCAAACAAGAGCAGCGGAAACATCTCCTGGCGGCTCACAGCACCATCTTCAAGGAGGCCGAAGGGGTCATTGCCAAGAACTCCCGTCCCTTGGGAACACCCCAGGCTGCTCAAAAACCACCATCAAGACCAG cctcagcctccaaatccaagaggACTCCGACCCCGACAGGAGCCAGCACACAAGACCCCGCCCCAGTGACTTCCAAGCTGGGTAGCCGACCGGGCTCGGGCAAGGGTTCGCGACCCAGTAGCGCCAGGAAGGGTTCGGCCGAGGGGTCACAGCGAGGGAGCAGGACAGGCTCGCCCAAG GTCAAGAAATCACCAGCCACATCACCACAACCCGATCAAGCCACACAACCAAGCATGGACACCGAGGAGCCAGTACCAAGCACATCGTCACCACCAGCAGCCCCCACACCGCAGCAAGAGGTGAATGCAGACCAGCAAGAAGCACCAAGCGACGCAGGGAAGGTGCCAGAAGTGAGCAAATCCCAACTGGCTGAGGAACCGAAACCAAGCGACACAGCACCAGAGGTGGCTGCAGAGCCGCCGGTCTCCACAGAAGAGCCGCAGGAGCCGGAGGGAGAGAAACCAGCAACCACAGGTGAGGCGGCCACCACCGCAGAGCAGACTGGTGCACCATCTGAACCAGCGAGTGCACCGGAGGACGGTCCTGCACCAGTGGGAGACAGCGAGGAAGCAGCAGCCACACCTCCCGATCAAGTTGTGGCACCTTCCGAGGAGGCAGGGGAACCGACAGAGAAGGAGGAGAAACCAGCGGAGGAACCGGTGGAGGTGACGGCGCCTGAGGCTGGAGAGACAGAAATTCGTCAGAAGGCTGACTCGGCTACTCAGGGAGCAGATTCATAG
- the LOC140230080 gene encoding cilia- and flagella-associated protein 91-like isoform X1 yields the protein MSAAQAMRRPRLQQTRTHDYLYDPVYTLSSQRDHARATFRANTNVERVGRVPAFNTMFSSLRHFPRFNMRLDPTDPVPRFISRQWRGYSDQAREALIRYKTFNYAPDLQVPPVHHPDAKVGGQNRYKYFRRPIIPFLQQVPPEFVMDNSLARVGQVDQVIQERAPTPPYRTIEIQTDYRESETQTDPYTPEYVVRPGSQPELLTLATLSFGHGLPAGLAEVEMIERARAKRAWEATLPPLNDVSQLEKRKKMMDEMERKEWALREQEIEKLQEARLQLLQKILREREENHTKLSAKRLDKLWAKKQQERERKVAWIRKEHIKAIRKLTEKRRKVEGKLERRDITKDYSAFASEAYAPMTRHGVFLDKGSEQYVVKSKYISTYQGLLELENSLPDFVTQPRVIAPKPKSSGKLGFIKRQQRRQNELNEIYKGIKNQKKKGVEPPKPLKFLQKIEKPIPRPPTPSVEVPDLAEEEKELAIIFLQQVIRGRAIQNMMFEGKEKRQELINELRSTHALQEAEQQMKKQEKQATLNIQRQRQMHDHRESFIDESLSRLEGAAIGDMLDFLSKELVRLQEERRIHAFAMLAERRRRVREAEESGRRQVEERRRREEDELFKQLVKVHQDTVDTYLEDIILTSMDRTADDQAREEIQHTAEQVNEMAYLSEERGQQRETVAELVQMFLLPEVQKLTIREQVKQEQRKHLLAAHSTIFKEAEGVIAKNSRPLGTPQAAQKPPSRPASASKSKRTPTPTGASTQDPAPVTSKLGSRPGSGKGSRPSSARKGSAEGSQRGSRTGSPKPSGTQH from the exons ATGTCTGCGGCACAAGCAATGCGGCGACCCCGCCTCCAGCAGACTAGAACACACGACTATTTATACG ACCCTGTGTATACGCTGTCAAGTCAAAGAGACCATGCAAGGGCCACGTTCAGGGCAAACACCAATGTGGAGCGAGTG gGGCGCGTTCCAGCATTTAACACCATGTTTAGCTCCCTGCGCCACTTCCCACGTTTCAACATGCGCCTGGATCCCACAGATCCTGTTCCCCGTTTCATCTCTCGACAGTGGAGGGGCTACTCTGACCAGGCCAGGGAGGCCTTGATCAGATACAAGAC ATTCAACTATGCCCCTGACTTGCAGGTACCGCCCGTTCACCACCCGGATGCCAAGGTCGGGGGTCAGAATCGCTACAAGTACTTCCGGCGTCCCATCATTCCGTTCCTGCAGCAGGTGCCACCAGAGTTTGTCATGGATAACTC GCTTGCCAGAGTGGGGCAGGTCGACCAAGTGATCCAGGAGCGAGCCCCCACCCCTCCCTACCGCACCATTGAAATCCAGACGGACTACAGGGAGAGCGAGACCCAGACCGATCCCTACACACCGGAATATGTGGTCCGACCGGGATCCCAACCAGAGCTCCTCACATTGGCAACACTCTCATTTG GACACGGCCTGCCGGCGGGCCTGGCGGAGGTGGAGATGATCGAGAGGGCACGGGCCAAGCGGGCGTGGGAGGCCACCCTGCCCCCACTCAACGATGTCAGCCAGCtggagaagagaaagaagatgatGGACGAGATGGAGAGGAAGGAATGGGCTCTCAGGGAACAGGAAATTGAAAA GTTGCAAGAGGCCAGACTGCAGCTCCTGCAGAAGATCCTGAGGGAGAGGGAGGAGAACCACACCAAGCTGAGCGCCAAGCGGCTGGACAAACTCTGGGCCAAGAAGCAGCAGGAGAGGGAGCGCAAAGTGGCCTGGATCCGCAAGGAGCACATCAAAG CTATCCGCAAACTGACGGAGAAGAGGAGGAAGGTGGAGGGTAAGCTGGAGAGGAGGGACATCACAAAGGACTACTCAGCCTTCGCTTCCGAGGCCTACGCCCCAATGACCAGGCACGGAGTCTTCCTTGACAAGGGGTCTGAGCAGTATGTGGTCAAGAGCAAGTACATCTCCACTTATCAAG GCTTACTGGAGTTGGAGAACTCGCTACCAGACTTTGTCACCCAGCCGAGGGTCATTGCCCCCAAACCCAAGTCGTCGGGCAAGTTGGGCTTCATCAAGCGGCAGCAGCGTCGGCAGAATGAGCTCAATGAGATCTACAAAG GCATCAAGAACCAGAAGAAGAAAGGTGTTGAGCCACCTAAACCACTCAAGTTCCTGCAGAAAATTGAGAAACCCATTCCCAGGCCACCCACACCCTCTGTGGAGGTTCCAGATCTG GCTGAAGAGGAGAAGGAGCTGGCAATCATCTTCCTACAACAAGTGATCAGGGGTCGAGCCATCCAGAACATG ATGTTTGAAGGGAAGGAGAAGCGGCAGGAACTGATCAATGAGCTGAGGAGCACCCACGCCCTGCAGGAGGCAGAGCAGCAGATGAAGAAACAGGAGAAGCAGGCCACCCTCAACATCCAGCGCCAGAGGCAGATGCACGACCACCGG GAATCGTTCATAGACGAGTCGCTGTCGAGGCTGGAGGGCGCCGCCATTGGCGACATGCTGGACTTCCTGAGCAAGGAGCTGGTGCGTCTGCAGGAGGAGAGGCGGATCCACGCCTTCGCCATGCTGGCGGAGCGCCGCCGCCGCGTCAGGGAGGCCGAGGAGTCCGGCAGGAGACAGGTGGAGGAGAGGAGGAGACGGGAGGAGGATGAGCTCTTCAAGCAG CTGGTCAAGGTCCACCAGGACACAGTGGACACCTACCTGGAGGACATCATCCTGACGTCCATGGACCGTACTGCCGATGACCAGGCCAGGGAAGAGATCCAGCACACTGCGGAGCAGGTCAATGAGATGGCCTACTTGTCAGAGGAGAG GGGTCAGCAGCGAGAGACCGTGGCTGAACTGGTCCAGATGTTCCTCCTTCCAGAGGTCCAGAAACTGACCATCAGGGAACAAG TCAAACAAGAGCAGCGGAAACATCTCCTGGCGGCTCACAGCACCATCTTCAAGGAGGCCGAAGGGGTCATTGCCAAGAACTCCCGTCCCTTGGGAACACCCCAGGCTGCTCAAAAACCACCATCAAGACCAG cctcagcctccaaatccaagaggACTCCGACCCCGACAGGAGCCAGCACACAAGACCCCGCCCCAGTGACTTCCAAGCTGGGTAGCCGACCGGGCTCGGGCAAGGGTTCGCGACCCAGTAGCGCCAGGAAGGGTTCGGCCGAGGGGTCACAGCGAGGGAGCAGGACAGGCTCGCCCAAG CCTTCTGGCACCCAACACTAG
- the LOC140230081 gene encoding cyclin-dependent kinases regulatory subunit-like: MPTTNMQKLIIYSDKYEDDFFEYRHVVLPTEMVKQVPKVHLMTETEWRNLGVQQSPGWVHYMIHNPEPHILLFRREKTKPRD, encoded by the exons ATGCCTACCACCAACATGCAGAAATTGATCATCTACTCGGACAAGTACGAGGATGACTTCTTTGAGTACAG ACACGTGGTCCTCCCCACCGAGATGGTCAAGCAGGTGCCCAAGGTCCACTTGATGACCGAGACAGAGTGGAGGAACCTGGGCGTCCAGCAAAGTCCAGGCTGGGTCCACTACATGATACACAATCCAG AACCCCACATCCTGCTCTTCCGGAGGGAAAAGACAAAACCGAGAGATTAA